A single window of Schistosoma mansoni strain Puerto Rico chromosome 7, complete genome DNA harbors:
- a CDS encoding putative polyposis locus protein 1 homolog → MEKLRSYQVRFAEYLEKKNVVTDFLSLCETRSGISKLYLAYGVIAFLTLYLVIGYGTDILTLLVGALYPAYQSVKAIETHEKEDDTKWLTYWVVFASVQLFEACTAMMVYYLPLYPIIKCAFLIYCMIPISQNGSLLIYRRLIRPFVLEHSEDIDSVLNSTTGIAGNLVENVVQKSMEKQ, encoded by the exons ATGGAAAAGTTACGATCTTATCAGGTACGGTTTGCTGAGTACTTGGAAAAGAAGAATGTTGTTACTGATTTCCTAAGCCTATGTGAAACACGTTCTGGTATCAGTAAACTGTATTTGGCATATG GAGTGATTGCGTTTTTGACTCTGTATTTAGTCATTGGTTATGGGACAGATATACTTACTCTACTTGTTGGTGCTTTGTACCCAGCATATCAGTC AGTTAAAGCCATAGAAACTCACGAGAAAGAAGACGACACAAAATGGCTAACCTACTGGGTTGTTTTTGCTTCCGTTCAACTTTTCGAGGCCTGTACAGCAATGATGGTTTATTACTTACCGTTATATCCCATAATAAAG TGCGCCTTCCTAATTTATTGCATGATTCCTATCTCACAAAATGGATCCTTGCTTATTTATCGACGCTTGATTCGACCTTTCGTTCTTGAACATTCGGAAGATATAGATTCAGTGTTAAACAGTACAACTGGTATTGCTGGGAACCTAGTGGAAAACG TCGTTCAAAAATCAATGGAAAAACAATAA